One window of Candidatus Wallbacteria bacterium genomic DNA carries:
- a CDS encoding RNA polymerase sigma factor yields the protein MEELKTKTSREEQFEQVFNLYFRKIMFYCLHLVRDEAESFDIAQEVFVKAAQEERFLAEGFQVKPWLYKVARNECLMFFREWKKYLSFLNLYRNSEYHEDYLEKNERYEELNKSLDKLPKKLKSILYLKYYEDLSYEEIAEIEQVPVGTVRSRLAYAKEQLKKEIGHD from the coding sequence ATGGAAGAATTAAAAACCAAAACAAGCAGAGAAGAGCAGTTCGAGCAGGTCTTTAACCTTTATTTCAGGAAGATCATGTTCTACTGCCTGCACCTTGTCAGGGATGAAGCTGAAAGCTTTGACATAGCCCAGGAGGTTTTCGTGAAGGCTGCACAGGAAGAGAGATTTTTAGCGGAAGGATTCCAGGTCAAACCATGGCTTTACAAAGTAGCCAGGAATGAATGCCTGATGTTCTTCAGGGAGTGGAAAAAGTACCTCTCATTCCTGAACCTGTATCGGAACTCCGAATACCACGAGGATTACCTTGAGAAGAACGAGAGATACGAGGAGCTGAATAAAAGCCTGGATAAACTGCCGAAAAAACTGAAAAGCATCCTGTACCTGAAATATTATGAGGATCTCAGTTACGAGGAGATCGCAGAAATCGAACAGGTGCCAGTAGGCACAGTCAGGTCCCGCCTGGCATATGCCAAGGAACAGTTGAAAAAGGAGATAGGCCATGATTGA
- a CDS encoding serine hydrolase: MFRKHFFSFFLLACAFMQQIAAADYPVAEKAIAELLKNSHAATILAVAVKDGKIVWEGAYGQSDVTRGIKAKPDTMIRVASISKTFTATALMTLFEQGKFQLNEDISTALGYKVRNPNYPDTPITYLQLLTHTSSIVDSDSYGSLINATFSGTIPSVKEFLVPGGKYYSKSNFGSYKPGSGTFNYSNFCFGLLGTLVEKLSGKRFDIFVRENVLSKLKIRGSFNIQDIADINKVAVCYRYNASGPQASTDNFGGVKPAAPNLSSYKPGTNAMYFGPQGGLRVSARDLAAFMLMFLNKGTYGDNQILKPETVSLMLEKHWEGNGFGGLYKKKGLGIHITDDFVPGVEMYGHVGIAYGIRSDMYFSPAKNSGMAFILNGANPAQSGVYTDAEERLAQIIASEILGL, encoded by the coding sequence ATGTTCAGGAAACATTTCTTTTCATTTTTTTTGCTGGCATGCGCTTTCATGCAGCAGATCGCAGCAGCGGATTATCCTGTTGCTGAAAAAGCAATCGCAGAGCTTTTAAAAAACAGCCATGCTGCCACGATCCTGGCAGTGGCAGTGAAAGACGGGAAGATCGTCTGGGAAGGCGCTTACGGCCAGTCTGATGTCACCCGCGGGATCAAAGCGAAGCCTGACACAATGATCCGCGTGGCCTCGATCTCCAAGACTTTCACCGCAACTGCGCTGATGACGCTTTTTGAGCAGGGTAAATTCCAGCTCAACGAAGATATCAGCACAGCGCTCGGATATAAAGTTCGCAATCCGAACTATCCGGATACTCCAATCACTTACCTCCAGCTGCTGACACACACGTCAAGCATTGTGGATTCAGACTCATACGGCAGCCTGATCAATGCCACATTCAGCGGAACAATTCCATCAGTAAAGGAATTCCTGGTGCCAGGAGGCAAATACTATTCAAAATCCAATTTTGGGAGTTACAAGCCTGGTTCAGGCACTTTTAATTATTCCAACTTCTGCTTCGGCCTGCTCGGTACTCTGGTGGAAAAGCTCAGCGGAAAGAGATTCGATATTTTCGTCAGGGAAAACGTGCTGTCCAAGCTTAAGATCAGAGGCAGTTTCAACATTCAGGACATCGCTGATATCAACAAAGTGGCTGTCTGCTACAGGTACAATGCTTCAGGCCCGCAAGCCTCAACCGATAATTTCGGAGGGGTAAAGCCTGCTGCTCCCAATCTTTCCTCCTACAAGCCAGGCACAAATGCCATGTATTTCGGCCCCCAGGGTGGCCTCAGGGTCAGCGCTCGCGATCTGGCAGCCTTCATGCTGATGTTCCTGAACAAGGGGACTTACGGTGACAATCAGATACTCAAGCCGGAAACTGTCAGCCTGATGCTGGAAAAGCACTGGGAAGGCAATGGATTCGGCGGGCTGTATAAGAAGAAGGGTCTTGGCATACACATCACGGACGATTTTGTCCCAGGCGTGGAAATGTACGGCCATGTCGGTATAGCCTATGGCATACGCAGCGACATGTATTTCAGCCCAGCAAAAAACTCAGGCATGGCCTTCATCCTCAATGGCGCCAATCCGGCCCAGTCTGGCGTTTACACTGATGCAGAAGAGCGGCTTGCCCAGATCATAGCAAGCGAAATACTGGGGCTGTGA